A genomic region of Bubalus kerabau isolate K-KA32 ecotype Philippines breed swamp buffalo chromosome 10, PCC_UOA_SB_1v2, whole genome shotgun sequence contains the following coding sequences:
- the INAFM2 gene encoding putative transmembrane protein INAFM2, with protein MKERDATPAERGKPATYTGDKKAKMAAKTNKKWVRLATVFAYVLSVSLAAIVLAVYYSLIWQPVGAGTSGGAAGPPPGGSNATGPSGTSGAAAGPNSTGLSRREAPRDAPPLQAARPVSPEPSADSPQAGPLEQPRGAEEDEEAAAAAPGSR; from the coding sequence ATGAAGGAGCGCGACGCGACCCCGGCCGAGCGGGGCAAGCCGGCCACCTACACCGGGGACAAGAAGGCGAAGATGGCGGCCAAGACCAACAAGAAGTGGGTCCGGCTCGCCACCGTGTTCGCCTACGTGCTCTCCGTGTCGCTGGCCGCCATCGTGCTCGCCGTCTACTACAGCCTCATCTGGCAGCCGGTGGGCGCCGGGACTTCGGGGGGAGCCGCCGGCCCGCCCCCCGGCGGCTCCAACGCCACCGGCCCGTCCGGGACTTcgggggcggcggcggggcccAACAGCACGGGATTGTCCCGCCGCGAGGCGCCGCGCGACGCGCCCCCGCTGCAGGCGGCGCGGCCCGTGTCTCCGGAACCCTCTGCCGACAGCCCCCAGGCCGGGCCGCTGGAGCAGCCGCGGGGGGCCGAGGAGGACGAGGAGGCAGCAGCGGCGGCGCCGGGGAGTCGTTGA